One Pseudomonas muyukensis DNA segment encodes these proteins:
- a CDS encoding tripartite tricarboxylate transporter TctB family protein produces the protein MILQRMFALALLALCAVLAVMAWPYQAAFSYEPVGPRAYPLLMLGLMGVGLLYLAIRPTPIVRKDDEPELDRETLVKIAACVGLLVVFAATFEALGFILSAVLVGIPMARLYGGRWLHSAIVVIGMSVFLYWLFDRVMDVPLPLGLLDVLEN, from the coding sequence ATGATCCTGCAACGTATGTTTGCCCTGGCCCTGCTGGCGCTGTGCGCCGTGCTGGCCGTGATGGCCTGGCCCTACCAGGCCGCGTTTTCCTATGAACCGGTGGGCCCGCGCGCCTACCCGCTGCTGATGCTCGGCCTGATGGGCGTGGGCCTGCTGTATCTGGCGATTCGCCCCACGCCCATCGTGCGCAAGGACGACGAGCCGGAGCTGGACCGCGAGACCCTGGTCAAGATCGCTGCCTGCGTCGGCCTGCTGGTCGTCTTCGCCGCCACCTTCGAGGCCCTGGGCTTCATCCTCAGCGCGGTGCTGGTCGGCATCCCCATGGCCCGCCTGTATGGCGGACGCTGGTTGCACAGCGCCATTGTGGTGATCGGCATGAGCGTCTTTCTCTACTGGCTGTTCGACCGCGTGATGGACGTGCCCCTGCCCCTCGGCCTGCTCGACGTACTGGAGAACTGA
- a CDS encoding Bug family tripartite tricarboxylate transporter substrate binding protein, whose product MTFSLRRLVLATGCLLLAGNALAAEPKRPECIAPASPGGGFDLTCKLVQSALVNEKILSKPMRVTYMPGGVGAVAYNAVVAQRPADAGTLVAWSSGSLLNLAQGKFGRFDENAVKWLAAVGTSYGAIAVKSDSPYKTLDDLVAALKKDPSKVVIGSGGTVGSQDWMQTALIAKAAGINPRDLRYVALEGGGEIATALLGGHIQVGSTDISDSMPHIQSGSMRILAVFAENRLDEPEMKDIPTAKEQGYDIVWPVVRGFYLGPKVSDEDYAWWKASFDKLLASEDFAKLRDQRELFPFAMTGEELDGYVKKQVADYKALAREFGLIQ is encoded by the coding sequence ATGACCTTTTCACTGCGCCGCCTCGTCCTCGCCACCGGTTGCCTGCTGTTGGCAGGCAACGCCCTGGCCGCGGAACCGAAACGCCCCGAATGCATCGCCCCGGCCTCGCCCGGCGGCGGTTTCGACCTGACCTGCAAGCTGGTGCAAAGCGCCCTGGTCAACGAGAAGATCCTCAGCAAGCCGATGCGGGTCACCTACATGCCCGGTGGCGTCGGCGCGGTGGCCTACAACGCCGTGGTCGCCCAGCGCCCGGCCGATGCCGGTACCCTGGTGGCCTGGTCCAGCGGTTCGCTGCTGAACCTGGCCCAGGGCAAGTTCGGCCGTTTCGACGAGAACGCGGTGAAGTGGCTGGCGGCGGTCGGCACCAGCTATGGCGCCATCGCGGTGAAAAGCGACTCGCCCTACAAGACCCTCGACGACCTGGTGGCGGCGCTGAAGAAGGACCCGAGCAAGGTGGTGATCGGCTCGGGCGGTACCGTCGGCAGCCAGGACTGGATGCAGACCGCGCTGATCGCCAAGGCCGCCGGGATCAACCCGCGCGACCTGCGCTACGTGGCCCTTGAAGGCGGCGGCGAGATCGCCACGGCGTTGCTGGGCGGGCATATCCAGGTAGGTTCCACCGACATCTCCGACTCCATGCCGCATATCCAGAGCGGCAGCATGCGCATCCTCGCGGTGTTCGCCGAGAACCGCCTGGACGAGCCAGAGATGAAAGACATCCCCACCGCCAAGGAGCAGGGCTACGACATCGTCTGGCCGGTGGTGCGCGGTTTCTACCTGGGGCCGAAGGTCAGCGACGAGGACTACGCCTGGTGGAAGGCCTCGTTCGACAAGCTGCTGGCCTCGGAAGACTTCGCCAAGCTGCGTGACCAGCGCGAGCTGTTCCCGTTCGCCATGACCGGCGAAGAACTGGACGGCTATGTGAAGAAGCAGGTGGCGGACTACAAGGCGCTGGCCCGGGAATTCGGGCTGATCCAGTAA
- a CDS encoding tripartite tricarboxylate transporter permease, producing the protein MDTLSYLGQGFGVALSPYNLVTALTGTLIGTVVGLLPGLGPINGVALLIPIAFALGLPPESALILLAAVYLGCEYGGRISSILLNIPGEASTVMTTLDGYPMARQGLAGVALSLSAWSSFIGALIATCGMVLFAPLLAKWAIAFGPAEYFVLMVFAIVALGGMAGDKPLKTFIAALIGLFLSAVGIDANSGVYRFTGDSVHLADGIQFVVLVLGLFSISEILLLLEKTHHGHIAVKATGRMLFNFKEAASVFFVNIRCGLLGFFMGVLPGAGATLASAVAYMTEKRMAGDKGTFGKGDARGLAAPETAIGASCCGALVPMLTLGVPGSGTTAVMIGALTLYNITPGPLLFEQQPDIVWGLIASLFIANIMLVILNIPMIRIFTRILAVPNWALVPVIAIITAIGVYAVHATTFDLFLMVGIGIMGYILRKLDFPLSPILLGFILGGLMEQNLRRALSISNGELGILWSSPISMGVWVLVVCMLSLPLLRIWRKRAQQRRAVADA; encoded by the coding sequence ATGGATACCTTGAGCTACCTCGGCCAGGGCTTCGGCGTCGCCTTGAGCCCATACAACCTGGTCACCGCCCTCACCGGCACCCTGATCGGCACCGTGGTCGGCCTGCTGCCGGGCCTGGGCCCGATCAACGGCGTGGCCCTGCTGATCCCCATTGCCTTCGCCCTGGGCCTGCCGCCGGAGTCGGCGCTGATCCTGCTGGCCGCGGTGTACCTGGGCTGCGAATACGGCGGGCGCATCAGCTCGATCCTGCTGAACATCCCCGGCGAAGCCTCCACCGTGATGACCACCCTCGACGGCTACCCCATGGCCCGCCAGGGCCTGGCCGGCGTGGCCCTGTCGCTGTCGGCCTGGAGCTCGTTCATCGGCGCGCTGATCGCCACCTGCGGCATGGTGCTGTTCGCCCCGCTGCTGGCGAAATGGGCGATTGCCTTCGGCCCGGCGGAGTACTTCGTGCTGATGGTGTTCGCCATCGTCGCCCTGGGCGGCATGGCCGGCGACAAGCCGCTGAAGACCTTCATCGCCGCGTTGATCGGGCTGTTCCTGTCGGCGGTGGGCATCGACGCCAACAGCGGCGTGTACCGCTTCACCGGCGACAGCGTGCACCTGGCCGACGGCATCCAGTTCGTGGTGCTGGTGCTGGGGCTGTTCTCCATCAGCGAGATCCTGTTGCTGCTGGAAAAGACCCACCATGGCCATATCGCGGTCAAGGCCACCGGGCGCATGCTGTTCAACTTCAAGGAAGCGGCCTCGGTGTTCTTCGTCAACATCCGCTGCGGCCTGCTCGGCTTCTTCATGGGCGTGCTGCCCGGCGCCGGCGCGACCCTGGCCAGTGCCGTGGCCTACATGACCGAAAAACGCATGGCCGGCGACAAGGGCACGTTCGGCAAGGGCGACGCCCGTGGCCTGGCCGCCCCGGAAACCGCCATCGGCGCCTCCTGCTGCGGCGCCCTGGTGCCGATGCTGACCTTGGGCGTGCCAGGTTCGGGCACCACCGCGGTGATGATCGGCGCGCTGACCCTGTACAACATCACCCCCGGCCCGCTGCTGTTCGAACAGCAACCGGACATCGTCTGGGGCCTGATCGCCTCGCTGTTCATCGCCAACATCATGCTGGTGATCCTGAACATCCCGATGATCCGCATCTTCACCCGCATCCTCGCCGTGCCGAACTGGGCGCTGGTGCCGGTGATCGCGATCATCACCGCGATCGGCGTGTACGCCGTGCATGCCACCACGTTCGACCTGTTCCTGATGGTCGGCATCGGCATCATGGGCTACATCCTGCGCAAGCTGGACTTCCCGCTGTCGCCGATCCTGCTCGGGTTCATCCTCGGCGGGCTGATGGAGCAGAACCTGCGCCGCGCGCTGTCGATCTCCAACGGCGAGCTGGGCATTCTCTGGTCGAGCCCGATCAGCATGGGCGTGTGGGTGCTGGTGGTGTGCATGCTGAGCCTGCCGCTGCTGCGCATCTGGCGCAAACGGGCCCAGCAACGCCGGGCCGTGGCCGATGCCTGA
- a CDS encoding TlpA family protein disulfide reductase produces the protein MPMKNLPDLQSLKALVQGKNHSHPTLVLIRSNGCPPCQAIYPKINELADTEDFKSFEFYEFNVDPYLDDPQLDADMTRFAQDLGLQFLPSQILLAPEKEPKIIATSQLDVIEDELGSLRGDQQVSNQKS, from the coding sequence ATGCCCATGAAAAACCTGCCTGACCTCCAGTCCTTGAAGGCCCTGGTGCAGGGTAAAAATCATAGCCATCCAACATTGGTACTGATCCGCTCCAACGGTTGCCCTCCTTGCCAGGCGATATATCCAAAGATCAACGAACTGGCCGACACCGAGGACTTCAAAAGCTTCGAGTTCTACGAATTCAACGTCGATCCTTACCTGGATGATCCACAGCTGGACGCTGACATGACACGCTTCGCTCAAGACCTGGGCTTGCAGTTCCTGCCCTCACAGATACTACTGGCCCCAGAAAAAGAGCCGAAGATCATCGCGACCAGCCAATTAGACGTGATCGAGGATGAACTCGGCTCATTAAGAGGTGATCAGCAGGTATCCAATCAGAAATCGTAA
- a CDS encoding AbrB family transcriptional regulator yields the protein MPDRSLPLFWATGLVGLAGGFAASQVGWPLPWMVGALLAIILVRCLTPWQLSEIPNGRKCGQWIIGIGIGLHFTPAVIEQVAEHFALIVFGALFTTLSSVISVWLLRRTGEDRATAFFASMPGGSGEMVNLGARNGAVLSQVAAAQSLRVLAVVLCVPALFKVLLGDGVPLNHAGSVSWGWLALIAPLGVAVALLWQRLRQPNPWLFGPLLVAATVSLAGNLQIGLPNGASQIGQWLIGSGLACHFNRAFFRRAPSFLGRTLLATALCMLIAAAAAWGLSRLTQLDLRSLTLGMMPGGIAEMSLTAETLQLSVPLVTALQVMRLLFVLFLAEPLFRRWNASKA from the coding sequence ATGCCTGACCGGTCGTTGCCGCTGTTCTGGGCCACCGGGCTGGTCGGCCTGGCGGGTGGCTTTGCCGCCAGCCAGGTCGGCTGGCCCTTGCCGTGGATGGTCGGTGCGCTGCTGGCAATCATCCTGGTGCGCTGCCTGACACCCTGGCAGCTGAGCGAAATTCCCAATGGCCGCAAGTGCGGCCAGTGGATCATCGGCATCGGCATCGGCCTGCACTTCACCCCGGCGGTGATCGAGCAGGTCGCCGAGCACTTCGCGCTGATCGTCTTCGGCGCGCTGTTCACCACGTTGTCCAGCGTGATCAGCGTGTGGCTGCTGCGGCGCACCGGCGAGGACCGCGCCACGGCGTTCTTCGCCAGCATGCCCGGTGGTTCGGGCGAGATGGTCAACCTCGGTGCGCGCAACGGCGCGGTGCTCAGCCAGGTGGCCGCGGCGCAGAGCCTGCGGGTGCTGGCGGTGGTGCTGTGCGTGCCGGCGCTGTTCAAGGTGTTGCTGGGCGATGGCGTGCCGCTGAATCATGCCGGTAGTGTCAGTTGGGGATGGCTGGCCCTGATCGCGCCGTTGGGCGTTGCCGTGGCGCTGCTCTGGCAACGCCTGCGCCAGCCCAACCCCTGGCTGTTCGGGCCGTTGCTGGTGGCGGCCACGGTGAGCCTTGCCGGCAATCTGCAGATTGGCTTGCCCAATGGTGCCAGCCAGATCGGCCAGTGGCTGATCGGCAGCGGCCTGGCCTGCCACTTCAACCGCGCGTTCTTCCGCCGCGCACCGTCGTTCCTTGGCCGTACCTTGCTGGCCACCGCGCTGTGCATGCTGATTGCCGCGGCGGCGGCGTGGGGGTTGAGCCGGCTGACGCAGCTGGATCTGCGTTCGCTGACCCTGGGCATGATGCCGGGAGGGATTGCCGAAATGAGCCTGACGGCCGAAACCTTGCAACTGTCGGTGCCGTTGGTGACCGCGTTGCAGGTGATGCGCTTGTTGTTCGTGCTGTTTCTGGCCGAGCCGTTGTTTCGGCGCTGGAATGCGAGCAAGGCATGA